CCAGACCATATGTGTCCCACGATTTTACGCCCTGTCATCCTGTTCGGGGCGCATTCTAACAGAAAAAGAAAACGTTTGCGTAGGGATTTCCTTCCCGCGCATCAATAAAAATGGCGCTGAAAAAATATTCAACGCCATCGACTTTTTATGCCTTTGCGGCACCGGGCAATCATTGTCGGATGCGGCGTGAACGCCTTATCCGACCTACGGTTCTATCCCTGCGTAGGCCTGATAAGACGCGCTGGCGTCACATCAGGCAACGGCTGTCGGATGCGGCGTGAACGCCTTATCCGACCTACGGTACTGCTCCAGCACAGGCCTGATAAGACATGCTGGCGTCGCATCAGGTAAAACCGTATTAATTCGGCGTGTAGCCCATAACCACGCCGCTCAAACCAGAGATCTGCTTCAGTTCGCCAAGCGATCCTTTCAGCTTATCTTTTGAGGCATCTGGCCCCACGAGAATACGGGTGATTTTACCCTGCACTGGCGTCGACGGCGAAGTATAAACCCGATATCCCGCGCCACGCAGCTTACCGACAATCTCATTCACTTTATCGGCATTTTTCAGCGCGCCCAGTTGCACAACATAGGCTTTACCCGTCGGCGCTGCTTTTTCTTCAACAACCGGCTTCGGTTCTGGCTTCGGCGGGGGCGGCACTTCAACCTTCGGCTTAGGCGGATCCACCGGTTTCGGTTTCGGTGGAGCGACTGGTGCAGGCTCCGGTTCAAACACGGTATTATTGGCCGCAATGGTTGTCGGGTCGAGCGAAGGCGCTGCGGCATCACCTGCCCGCACCTCTTCTGCCGCGCCTTCTGGCGGCTGTGTCGGCAACGCCTGAGTGGCGGCTGGCATCATATCTGGCTCGTCACGATCGCCCGCTTTCGGCACCAGCGGGATCGCTGCGAACTCATCCTGATAATGTTTTTTCTGCCCATCAAGCAATCCTGGAAGCACAATAACTCCCAGAGCTACCAGCACAATAGTGCCAACTAACCGATTCTGAAACTTACTCGCCACCGCTTCTCCTCGCGTCAATCACTTCCATGACATGTGCGACCGTATGGAACGAACCACACACCAGCACGGTATCTTCCGGTTTAGCGTCCGCCATTGCGGCTTCCCATGCCTGCGCAACGCTATCGAATGGTTTGCCGTTCCCCAGATGCTCAAGCAATCGTGCTGCCGTGGCACCGCGCGGCCCTTCCAGTGGCGCACAATACCAGTCATCAACCACGCTTTTCAACCAGGCCAGTGTTCCGGCAATATCTTTATCATGTAGCATACCGATAACCGCCAGCACGCGCCCGTTTTTCGGTAACGCTTTCATGCGTCCGGTAAGATATTCCGCCGCATGAGGATTATGGGCGACATCAAAAATAACGCGTGGCGTCTCGCTCACAATCTGGAAACGTCCAGGCAAAATTGCGCTGGCAATACCGTCGCGAATTGCCTTTTCACTGACTTCCAGGCCGCTGGCACGCAGTGCCGCCAGCGCTGTTGCGGCATTCGGTTGCGGGACAAGTGGCAACGGTAACCCCGCCAGCGTGCCGTGAGCGTCGGTAAATGACCAGTCATGGTCAGTGACTGAATAATTCCACTCAACGCCACAACGTTGCAACAGTGCGCCTTTCTCCTGTGCTACATCGGCAATGGTGTAAGGCATTTCCGGTTCACCGACGATCGCCGGTTTTTCACTGCGGAAGATCCCCGCTTTCTCACGACCAATGCTTTCACGATCTGGCCCCAGCCAGTCGGTATGATCCAGCGCAATACTGGTCACCACGGCAACATCAGCATCGACAATGTTAGTCGCATCCAGACGACCGCCCAGACCTACTTCCAGAATCACCACATCGAGTTGCGCCTCTTTGAACAACCACAATGCCGACAGCGTACCGTATTCAAAATAAGTCAGAGAAATATCGCCGCGCTCGGCCTCAATCTCGGCAAAAGAAGCCGTATGGGCCGACTCCGCCAGTTCTTTGCCCTGTATACGAACGCGCTCGGTATAACGCACCAGATGCGGCGAACTGTAGACCCCCACCCTGTACCCTGCCGCCATCAGAATCGACTCCAGCGTACGGCAGGTCGTGCCTTTGCCATTAGTTCCCGCAACGGTAAACACAAACGGTGCAGGTTTAAGGACGCCAAGACGCGCCGCAACCAGGCTGACGCGATCAAGGCCGAGATCGATAGTTTTACTGTGCAGGTTTTCCAGATAAGAAAGCCACGAAGCCAGAGGCGACGCGGCTTGAGGAGTGCGTTTGATAATCATGGTATCCGCTGATTCGTTACGGGGAGAATAAATAGCAAAAGGGCAGAGCCAGTGGCCCTGCCCTTATCAGTTATCAGGCCTCTGGTTCCTGATCCGGCACCGGTGGCACCACTTCGCCTTCACGCGGCGCATCAGGATTAGGCGCTGGCAGATTCATCAGCTTCGCCAGAATGCTAGCCAGTTTCAGGCGCATTTCCGGTCGACGGACGATCATATCGATGGCGCCTTTCTCGATCAGGAATTCACTGCGCTGGAATCCTGGCGGCAGTTTTTCGCGAACGGTCTGTTCGATAACGCGCGGACCGGCAAAGCCGATTAACGCTTTCGGTTCAGCAATATTGAGATCGCCCAGCATCGCGAAGCTTGCAGAAACACCGCCCATAGTCGGGTCGGTCAGTACAGAAATGTACGGTAACCCGCGCTCCTGCATTTTCGCCAGTGCCGCAGAGGTTTTCGCCATCTGCATCAGCGACATTAACGCTTCCTGCATACGTGCGCCACCAGAAGCGGAGAAGCAGATCAGCGGGCAGTTATCTTCCAGCGCTTGCTCAACGGCACGCACGAAACGAGCGCCAACCACTGAACCCATTGAACCGCCCATAAAGGCGAATTCGAATGCCGCAGCGACAACCGGCATACCGTACAGAGTGCCTTTCATCACCACCAGCGCGTCTTTTTCGCCGGTTTCTTTCTGCGCAGAGGCCAGACGGTCTTTATACTTTTTGGAGTCACGGAACTTCAGCACATCTTTCGGCTCAAGCTCGCTACCCAGCTCCACAAGGCTGCCTTCATCTAACAAGCTATGCAGGCGGTTACGCGCCGACATACGCATGTGATGGTCACACTTCGGACAGACCTCAAGATTACGTTCCAGTTCAGCGCGGTATAAAACCTGACCGCAGCTATCACACTTAGTCCACACACCTTCAGGAATGCTCGCCTTGCGGGTGGGAGTAATGTTGCTTTTAATTCGTTCAATCCAGCTCATTAGGGACCTTTCTGTCTGAACCTGGTTCGATGCCAGTTTTATCTTTGGGGACGCATAATGCCATTTTTGCCCCCAACAGACCATGAATGTTGCACATTAAAACATAACAGCCCGAAACTTTGGATAAAAAAGTGGTCGAACCGCGGAGTTACTTTTTATTTTGCGGCGCGGGCCGCAGCGCGTTTGTGACGGATAATTTCGATGACGCCCGGCAAAATGGAAACCACAATAATACCGACGATCAGCAGCTTAAGGTTATCCTGAACCATCGGGATTGTACCGAAGAAATAACCTGCATAGGTAAAAAGCAGTACCCATAACAGTGCGCCGATCACGTTATAAGCGGCGAAATGACGGTACGACATGTGGCCCATACCCGCAACGAACGGGGCGAACGTTCTGACGATAGGCACAAAACGAGCGAGAATAATGGTTTTGCCGCCATGTTTCTCATAAAACTGGTGCGTTTTGTCGAGATAACTGCGACGGAAAATTTTCGAATTGGGGTTACTGAATAACTTCTCACCGAACAGTCGCCCAATGGTGTAGTTGACCGCATCACCCACAATTGCAGCAATCAACATCAGTACCACCATCATATGGACGTTGAGATCATTAGTCTCCAGAGATGCCAACGCGCCAGCGACAAACAGCAACGAATCACCAGGCAGGAATGGCGTTACCACAAGCCCGGTTTCACAGAACAGAATCAAAAACAGAATGGCATAAACCCAGACGCCGTACTCTGCGACCAGCTCAGCCAGATGCACATCAATATGCAAAATAAAATCGATGAGGAAATAAATCAGGTCCATAATTGCCTATGCCTTGTACTCTTCATTTCTCAGGCTGTAACTGCGTTGGCTACAGCCTGAAATTTTTAGAGCATTATTCTCATTAGTCCGCCAGAAACAGCGGGCCCATTGGCGGTTTTGGAAGATCAAATCGGTCAGGGTAATCTACCGCAACCAGATACAGCCCTTCCGCTTTCGCCGTTGCTGCCGCCAGCGTTCTGTCCTTTGCCGCTAACAGCTCTGCTATCCAACTCTCTGGCTGGTTGTGGGCGCCTACTTCCATCAGGCTACCGACAATATTCCTCACCATATGATGTACAAAGGCATTCGCTTTGATATCTACCACCACATAAGGACCATGTCGCGTGACGTTAATATGCATAACGTTGCGCCACGGCGTTCGGGACTGGCACTGCACCGCGCGAAATGAGGTGAAATCATTCTCGCCCAACAAGCATTGCGCAGCCCGATGCATCCGTTCGGCATCCAGCGGTTCGTAGAAGTGGGTCACACCTTTACTCAACACCGCCGGGCGCAGCCGATGATTGTAGATGATGTAGCGATAACGGCGAGCCGTGGCGCTAAATCGGGCATGAAAATCATCAGGTACAGCTTTAACCCAACGCACGGCGATGTCACCAGGTAAATTCGCATTTACGCCTAATGTCCACGCGGCGTCTTTGCGCTGCGCGGTGGTTTCGAAATGCACTACCTGCCCGGTGCCGTGTACGCCTGCGTCAGTACGCCCGGCGCAGAAGACGGTGATGGGCTCGTTCGCCACCTGGGAGAGCGCCTTTTCCAGCTTCTCCTGCACACTGCGGACTTCGTTCTGCCGTTGCCAGCCGTAATACCTACTGCCGTCGTACTCAATGCCCAGCGCAATTTTATAAACTGGCGGTTGTTGCTGGTCGGACATTAGTACAGATACTCCTGCACCAGTTTCTCGGCGATTTTCACTGCCATCAGTGCGCCGCCAAAGCGAACGTTATCAGCCACCGACCAGAACTGAATTTGCTCCGGCATACCATAGTCATTACGCACGCAACCCACAGAAAGATGCGGAGACCCGGAAGCATCGCCCACCTGAGTTGGGAATTCATTCTCTTCGGAAAGCACAATATCTTCGCCCTGAGTAAAAGCATCACGCGCTTCTTCTGCCGCCAGCGGACGCAGAGCTTCAAAGTTGACCATCTGAGCGTGACCGTAAAATACCGGTGCCTGCACGACGCTTGCCGAAATCATCAGCCCTTCGTCCTGCATGATTTTGCGCACTTCATCGACGATACGACGTTCTTCACGCACGCTACCTTCCCTGTCCGGCAGTAACGGCAGCATGTTGAACGCCAGCTGACGTCCGAAGAAATCTTCTTCGTCAATCGGAATGCCGTTGAGCAATTTCGCACTCTGCCCCGCTAACGCATCGACTGCTTTTTTGCCCTGTGCGGAGGCTGAAATCAGGCTGGTAACGCTAATACGCGACAATCCGCCCTGATCGATTAACGGTTTGAGAGAAGCCAGCAGCTGGCTGGTCAGGCTGTCCGGTACGGCGATGACATTACGGTTACGGTAATCAGCAAGTACAAACGGGTTTACTTCCGGCACCACCAGCGGTACGTCGGGTTCGAGAGCGAACAATCCGCTGCTGTCGATAACCAGGCAGCCTGAGTTGGTTGCTTCTTCAACCCAAGTCGCGGTCGCTTCTTTGCCTGCGACAAAAAACGCCAGTTGCGCCTGCGTCCAGTCAAATTCGGCGGCATCCTGCACGGTGATTGTCTTACCACCAAAGCGCAGATGTTCGCCTGCGCTTTCGTTACGTGCCAGTGCATAAATTTCCCCAACCGGGAACTGACGTTCAGCCAGCGTTTCAATCAGGGCTTCGCCCACAGCGCCAGTTGCGCCCAGGACGGCAATGTTCCAGCCTTCAGACATGGTGGTTTACTCCAGAAAATGCAAAGCTCCCTGCCTATGTTACAGCAGAGAGCATGAAGAAGAGATTAACGAGCCGGATGATGAACGGCGTTAAAACCCAGTTTACACAGTAATGATGCCGCACTGGCGTCATCACAAATCACATACAGAGACGACCATTCGCGGCGCTCAAGGTAATTTTTGCGCAGTTTATCGAACTCACCCGGAATTCCGGCGACTTTACGCAGCGGTGCGTCGTCGCGGCGCACATCATACACCAAATGCACCAGCCTTTTTAGCGTCGGCTGATCGAGCGGACCATGCAGCGTGATGCGGCCAAACTCCGGCGCGGGCAGTAAAGTATCCAACGCCACGTGCTGTTCATGAC
The DNA window shown above is from Escherichia sp. E4742 and carries:
- the dedD gene encoding cell division protein DedD, whose product is MASKFQNRLVGTIVLVALGVIVLPGLLDGQKKHYQDEFAAIPLVPKAGDRDEPDMMPAATQALPTQPPEGAAEEVRAGDAAAPSLDPTTIAANNTVFEPEPAPVAPPKPKPVDPPKPKVEVPPPPKPEPKPVVEEKAAPTGKAYVVQLGALKNADKVNEIVGKLRGAGYRVYTSPSTPVQGKITRILVGPDASKDKLKGSLGELKQISGLSGVVMGYTPN
- the folC gene encoding bifunctional tetrahydrofolate synthase/dihydrofolate synthase; translation: MIIKRTPQAASPLASWLSYLENLHSKTIDLGLDRVSLVAARLGVLKPAPFVFTVAGTNGKGTTCRTLESILMAAGYRVGVYSSPHLVRYTERVRIQGKELAESAHTASFAEIEAERGDISLTYFEYGTLSALWLFKEAQLDVVILEVGLGGRLDATNIVDADVAVVTSIALDHTDWLGPDRESIGREKAGIFRSEKPAIVGEPEMPYTIADVAQEKGALLQRCGVEWNYSVTDHDWSFTDAHGTLAGLPLPLVPQPNAATALAALRASGLEVSEKAIRDGIASAILPGRFQIVSETPRVIFDVAHNPHAAEYLTGRMKALPKNGRVLAVIGMLHDKDIAGTLAWLKSVVDDWYCAPLEGPRGATAARLLEHLGNGKPFDSVAQAWEAAMADAKPEDTVLVCGSFHTVAHVMEVIDARRSGGE
- the accD gene encoding acetyl-CoA carboxylase, carboxyltransferase subunit beta — protein: MSWIERIKSNITPTRKASIPEGVWTKCDSCGQVLYRAELERNLEVCPKCDHHMRMSARNRLHSLLDEGSLVELGSELEPKDVLKFRDSKKYKDRLASAQKETGEKDALVVMKGTLYGMPVVAAAFEFAFMGGSMGSVVGARFVRAVEQALEDNCPLICFSASGGARMQEALMSLMQMAKTSAALAKMQERGLPYISVLTDPTMGGVSASFAMLGDLNIAEPKALIGFAGPRVIEQTVREKLPPGFQRSEFLIEKGAIDMIVRRPEMRLKLASILAKLMNLPAPNPDAPREGEVVPPVPDQEPEA
- a CDS encoding DedA family protein; this encodes MDLIYFLIDFILHIDVHLAELVAEYGVWVYAILFLILFCETGLVVTPFLPGDSLLFVAGALASLETNDLNVHMMVVLMLIAAIVGDAVNYTIGRLFGEKLFSNPNSKIFRRSYLDKTHQFYEKHGGKTIILARFVPIVRTFAPFVAGMGHMSYRHFAAYNVIGALLWVLLFTYAGYFFGTIPMVQDNLKLLIVGIIVVSILPGVIEIIRHKRAAARAAK
- the truA gene encoding tRNA pseudouridine(38-40) synthase TruA, which translates into the protein MSDQQQPPVYKIALGIEYDGSRYYGWQRQNEVRSVQEKLEKALSQVANEPITVFCAGRTDAGVHGTGQVVHFETTAQRKDAAWTLGVNANLPGDIAVRWVKAVPDDFHARFSATARRYRYIIYNHRLRPAVLSKGVTHFYEPLDAERMHRAAQCLLGENDFTSFRAVQCQSRTPWRNVMHINVTRHGPYVVVDIKANAFVHHMVRNIVGSLMEVGAHNQPESWIAELLAAKDRTLAAATAKAEGLYLVAVDYPDRFDLPKPPMGPLFLAD
- a CDS encoding aspartate-semialdehyde dehydrogenase, yielding MSEGWNIAVLGATGAVGEALIETLAERQFPVGEIYALARNESAGEHLRFGGKTITVQDAAEFDWTQAQLAFFVAGKEATATWVEEATNSGCLVIDSSGLFALEPDVPLVVPEVNPFVLADYRNRNVIAVPDSLTSQLLASLKPLIDQGGLSRISVTSLISASAQGKKAVDALAGQSAKLLNGIPIDEEDFFGRQLAFNMLPLLPDREGSVREERRIVDEVRKIMQDEGLMISASVVQAPVFYGHAQMVNFEALRPLAAEEARDAFTQGEDIVLSEENEFPTQVGDASGSPHLSVGCVRNDYGMPEQIQFWSVADNVRFGGALMAVKIAEKLVQEYLY